From a single Osmerus mordax isolate fOsmMor3 chromosome 14, fOsmMor3.pri, whole genome shotgun sequence genomic region:
- the ptpn13 gene encoding tyrosine-protein phosphatase non-receptor type 13 isoform X4 — protein MHVSLAEALEVRGGPLQEEEVWAVLSQSAESLQELFRRDPAALGFIISPWSLLLMPSGSISFTDENVTQQDLRAFTAPELLEGLTLASVSDIEKMHMYSLGMTLFWGADYEIPQSQPMKLGEHLNSMLLNMCDDTTLSRMSVRTVLDACSTHIRSSSCEPSFSYIRKLVRLVLGSLSQLDGLMSQSERESLPERSKEIRDRLRGKGLPSGRSAAPRVLERYRARTQEQASLNRGLSRSMGSLPIQDLLRAEEGATAPQYPPSDYYHPGSESSAELYPHQNQHHHPQQRGRPVELDRRSLPYQGTSKTWASSMDLARIDPDVLRFGALEDARRGSSALSTRSAGRHKSASRVSRDRESCYSEFGGLEARKLAHHHSAMSVSSAVTSAYDRLKERQRKLQVLRQAMDDPIHTHRRYQSDYSSSSESPSVASSDPEYRQGSICWAKKPEEARRYSSQAALSEQDASPLSALNTHRHRLHEGAADEGLAGAELLLQRQEEEVHRLQAHLAHRLSRANLYPGDEPLPLSLPRTSMLDLRDPLSTSAHRKAKNFFGPEFVKMTSEPCVPLMVPASIMNKRGKPEEVQRKVGVILLSGQKLELSCDVKAVCKDVLDMVVAHIGLVEHHLFSLAYLRDNEFFFVDPDAKLSKVSPEGWKEDPKKKKVDVPFNLFLRIKFFLNDVNLIQHTMTKHQYYLQLRKDILEERVRCDSENAMMLASLALQAEFGDYQSEIHGKTYFRLEHYLPASILDKIDQTSIKEELPKLHNTYYGVSESEAEFEFLKVSQRLTEYGVHLHRVLPEKRSQTGIMLGVFSKGVLIFEILNANRTPVLRFPWRETKKISFTKKKICLQNTSDGIKHLFQTDSNRTCQYLLHLCSAQHKFHLQMKARQNNQELQDLENSPLSSLQYSLGPGDVEGLGRALSSSSLAPSSSARSDPDHPKRISYSEMALNKAHGGRLRSPDEPLFPGFTGAGVGAQPSSRLLSRSHHNLGQVPESPEHRAAVAAPAAGHYGSQSGLNRAQLLASHHQHHHRASSDTDSISVSNQQNIVFGSPAPSSWSLKRFKKESDSSSMEDSGHAYVVGVNMHSSGLPSTPASLSVNNSLKKKLNALPSLEREITTINLKKDVKYGLGFQIVGGENSGRVDLGTIVSSITPGGPADVDGSLKPGDRLLSVNDVDLEGLPHSTAIQVLQNAPDDVTLVVSQPKERLYEGSLSGCVPYESKPPTVSSGQQQDLDFESSSSSSEQADGGSPSPPPPSEPTPPSRSPVQQRDDNLGSEDSKTNPAPTPPQVPVNGIHHNPPPDGATAHAPALGLEAGPPALPPKTRKPKPPEVPKDSEHSDRGDSDMDEMTHPSSHDKLKVKKGGVNTSVRHGGVYVKAIIPKGAAELDGRIQKGDRVVAVNGKSLEGATHRQAVETLRDTGQTVHLLLEKGQLPVDSVHAPLTPKSTPPCGTKDQAQAPEPKLKPEYSFITKDNVFEVGLLKNSSGLGFSFSREESPPDQSAGSSMVRVKKLFPGQPAAESGLIDVGDVILRVNQTPLRGLSQHEVISALRGTGRDVMLQLCRPEHGLLPEMDTSAQTPMSSPRKELAVQPEASLGLAKKPSPVGGGEGKRRLGMVEEALERVHLKSHGRRDSYSDSTEGDDEEVEEAFSPALEQTRQAWDRSIYQTPSESLGPGRVGQLENPSELDDTLRSAYYSPDLSMCRSGLRSSSSPLTPDLEGPPQPMISSPDTPSPQPLPPPLPTPLNLIMSTNGQDGEEFVPDVEVKVSLVKSDKGSLGFTLTKGNDLGCYIHDIIQDPAKGDGRLRPGDRMIMVNNTDVSNMGHTEVVNLVRAAPRVVDLVVGRVLEPPKPPIEAHLLPDICFQCQDQTLGLVLDGGSDSAYGVLFIKDILPGSAVSEEGSLRQLDLVHYINGAPTVDLTLSESTRLLELSLRDLALKATRDGKPVSPEQRSISSQNISSTNFSTSMNGYLHGDDRRDTEALCPLEEELIDLDLKKPVSGGLGFSVIGGERGIFVKSITPGGVADNSGRLQVGDRLLKVNEDLMTGVSHTKAVTTIRKAKDLVHLIVSRPPDQNASTYLAYLPISLDKCNGNNDVSEDSGVKIKLCSPPEDHQTTSLPEIPPIDYEEEGERRLTEQSAELSEDTDCDGFSLPEDSPETSRKAEWGEESVDNPRNENYLQMSAEQPEEDDITWGSDELPIENINSMFTGDGPIITEDELTSLPLVKVVPEGQYTGPKLSTVVRMLRGLLEQKVPLQEFENLQNLQPLDDCLIGQTKENKKKNRYKNIVPFDTTRVVLGKDGGYINANFIKMPVKDEHFMYIACQGPLPTTLGDFWQMVWEQKSNVIAMMTQEVEGGKVKCQRYWPDTPRTAEMVDDRLQITLVKDQHLDNFVIRLIEVKDIHTNEIQRVTHLNYTGWPDHGTPSQPEQLLTFISYMRHIHHSGPVVTHCSAGIGRSGTLICIDVVLGLISKDADFDISDVVRNMRLQRQGMVQTEEQYIFCYQVILYVLRCLQAEEKISG, from the exons GGAGGAGTGCGGCCCCGAGGGTGCTGGAGCGCTATCGGGCCAGAACGCAGGAGCAGGCCTCCCTTAACCGCGGCCTGAGTCGCTCCATGGGGTCGCTGCCCATCCAGGACCTGCTGAGGGCCGAGGAGGGGGCGACAGCCCCGCAGTACCCCCCTTCAGACTACTACCACCCGGGCTCAGAGTCCTCCGCAGAGCTCTATCCCCACCagaaccaacaccaccacccccagcagagaggcaggccagTGGAGCTGGACCGCAGATCTCTTCCCTACCAAGGCACCAGCAAAACGTGGGCCTCCTCCATGGACCTGGCCCGCATCGACCCTGACGTGTTGCGCTTCGGGGCCCTGGAGGACGCCAGGCGGGGCAGCAGCGCCCTCAGCACGCGCTCGGCGGGCAGACACAAGTCAGCCTCGCGCGTCTCCAGGGACAGGGAGTCCTGTTACTCTGAGTTTGGGGGCCTGGAGGCCAGGAAGCTGGCTCACCACCACTCGGCCATGTCGGTGAGCTCGGCTGTGACCAGTGCCTACGACAGgctgaaggagaggcagaggaagctgCAGGTGCTGCGGCAGGCCATGGATG aCCCCATCCACACCCACCGCAGGTACCAGAGTGACTACAGCTCCTCCAGTGAGAGCCCCTCGGTCGCCTCCTCCGACCCCGAGTACAGACAAGGTAGCATCTGCTGGG CTAAGAAACCAGAGGAGGCGAGGAGATACAGCTCCCAGGCTGCTCTGTCAGAGCAAGACGCCTCGCCGCTCTctgccctcaacacacacagacacag GCTGCACGAGGGCGCCGCAGACGAGGGCCTGGCGGGGGCGGAGCTCCTGCTGcagcggcaggaggaggaggtccacAGGCTCCAGGCTCACCTGGCCCACCGCCTGTCCCGGGCCAACCTGTACCCCGGGGACGAGCCCCTGCCCCTGAGCCTGCCACGCACCTCCATGCTGGACCTCCGGGACCCACTCAGCACCTCCGCACACCGCAAGGCTAAG aatTTCTTTGGTCCTGAGTTTGTGAAGATGACCAGTGAGCCGTGTGTGCCTTTGATGGTTCCAGCGTCAATCATG AACAAGCGAGGGAAGCCGGAGGAGGTGCAGAGGAAGGTGGGGGTGATCCTGCTGAGTGGCCAGAAGCTGGAGCTCAGCTGTGACGTCAAGGCCGTGTGCAAGGACGTGCTGGACATGGTGGTGGCCCACATCGGCCTGGTGGAGCACCACCTCTTCAGCCTAGCCTACCTCAGAG ATAACGAGTTCTTCTTCGTGGATCCTGATGCCAAGCTCTCCAAGGTGTCCCCGGAGGGCTGGAAGGAGGATCCCAAGAAGAAGAAAGTGGACGTCCCCTTTAATCTGTTCCTACGCATCAAGTTCTTCCTGAATGATGTCAACCTCATACA GCACACCATGACAAAACACCAGTACTACTTGCAGCTGAGGAAGGatatcctggaggagagggtgcgCTGCGACTCTGAGAACGCCATGATGCTGGCATCCCTGGCACTGCAGGCAGAGTTTGGTGACTACCAGTCTGAG ATCCACGGAAAGACCTATTTTAGATTAGAGCACTACCTTCCCGCCTCAATCCTAGACAAGATCGACCAGACATCTATCAAAGAAGAACTGCCCAAACTTCACAACACCTACTACGGGGTGTCCGAGTCGGAAGCAGAGTTTGAGTTCCTGAAG GTGAGCCAGAGGCTGACTGAGTACGGCGTTCACCTCCACCGCGTCCTGCCTGAGAAGAGGTCCCAGACCGGCATCATGCTGGGGGTCTTCTCCAAGGGCGTGCTCATCTTCGAGATCCTCAACGCCAACCGCACCCCTGTGCTGAGGTTCCCCTGGAGGGAAACCAAGAAGATCTCTTTCACT AAAAAGAAGATCTGTCTTCAGAACACGTCGGACGGCATCAAGCACCTGTTCCAGACGGACAGCAACAGGACCTGTCAGTACCTGCTGCACCTTTGCTCCGCCCAGCACAAGTTCCACCTGCAGATGAAGGCCCGCCAGAACAACCAGGAGCTCCAGGATCTTG AGAACTCCCCCCTGAGCAGCCTGCAGTACTCTCTAGGACCTGGGGACGTGGAGGGCTTGGGTCGGGCCCTGAGCTCCTCCAGCCTGGCTCCCAGCTCCTCAGCCCGCTCAGACCCCGACCACCCAAAGAGGATCTCCTACTCCGAGATGGCACTGAACAAGGCCCACGGCGGGCGGCTCCGCTCCCCAGACGAGCCCCTCTTCCCTGGCTTCACCGGTGCTGGCGTTGgtgcccagccctcctccaggctcctgtCCCGCTCCCATCACAACTTGGGCCAGGTGCCCGAGTCGCCCGAGCACCGGGCGGCCGTGGCAGCCCCAGCGGCGGGGCACTATGGTAGCCAGAGCGGGCTGAACCGGGCCCAGCTCCTGGCCtctcaccaccagcaccaccacagaGCCAGCTCTGACACTGACTCCATCTCTGTGTCCAACCAGCAGAACAT TGTGTTTGGCTCTCCAGCCCCAAGCAGCTGGAGTCTCAAGAGGTTCAAGAAGGAGTCCGACTCCTCCTCCATGGAAGACTCCGGCCACGCCTATGTAGTAG GAGTGAACATGCATAGCTCCGGTTTGCCCTCAACGCCTGCCTCGCTGTCCGTCAACA ATTCCCTAAAAAAGAAGCTGAACGCCTTGCCTTCCCTGGAGAGAGAAATTACAACCATAAATCTGAAGAAGGATGTGAAGTATGgccttg GCTTCCAGATCGTAGGGGGGGAGAACTCGGGCCGCGTAGACCTGGGCACTATCGTCAGCTCCATCACCCCTGGAGGGCCGGCTGATGTCGACGGCTCCCTCAAGCCAG ggGACCGTCTCCTCTCTGTGAATGATGTGGACCTGGAGGGCCTGCCTCACTCCACAGCCATACAGGTCCTCCAGAATGCCCCTGACGACGTGACCCTGGTAGTCTCCCAGCCAAAGGAGAGGCTGTATGAAG GGTCTCTCTCGGGGTGTGTTCCATACGAGAGCAAGCCTCCCACTGTGTCCTCCGGCCAGCAACAGGACCTGGACTttgagtcctcctcctcctcctccgagcaGGCAGACGGAGGCAGTCCCAGCCCGCCTCCCCCCAGCgagcccacccccccctccagatcCCCGGTCCAACAGCGCGACGACAACCTCGGCTCGGAAGACTCCAAAACcaaccccgcccccacccctccccaggtCCCTGTTAACGGCATTCACCACAACCCGCCTCCAGATGGCGCCACAGCCCACGCTCCAGCGCTTGGTCTGGAGGCCGGCCCACCAGCCCTGCCACCCAAAACCAGGAAGCCCAAACCCCCCGAGGTTCCCAAAGACTCGGAGCACTCTGACAGAGGGGACTCTGACATGGATGAGATGACTCATCCCAGTAGTCACGACAAGCTCAAAGTGAAAAAG ggGGGGGTCAACACCAGTGTGAGACACgggggggtgtatgtgaagGCCATCATCCCTAAAGGAGCTGCAGAACTGGACGGACGGATCCAGAAGG GGGACCGTGTGGTGGCGGTCAACGGGAAGAGTCTGGAGGGAGCCACTCACAGGCAGGCTGTGGAGACCCTGAGAGACACCGGACAG acGGTCCACCTGCTCCTGGAGAAGGGCCAGCTGCCTGTGGACAGCGTCCACGCCCCCCTGACCCCCAAGAGCACCCCACCCTGTGGGACCAAGGACCAGGCCCAGGCTCCAGAGCCCAAACTCAAACCAGAGTACAGCTTCATAACAAAAG ACAACGTGTTTGAGGTAGGCCTGCTGAAGAACTCGTCAGGTCTGGGCTTCAGCTTCAGTCGAGAGGAGAGCCCCCCCGACCAGTCTGCCGGCTCCAGCATGGTCAGGGTGAAGAAGCTGTTCCCCGGGCAACCAGCGGCGGAGAGCGGCCTCATCGACGTGGGCGACGTCATCCTCCGTGTCAACCAGACGCCCCTGCGAGGGCTCTCGCAGCAC GAGGTGATCTCAGCTCTGCGCGGGACGGGACGGGACGTGAtgctgcagctctgcagacCCGAACACGGCCTCCTGCCTGAGATGGACACCTCGGCTCAG acccCCATGTCGTCCCCTCGCAAGGAGCTGGCGGTCCAGCCGGAAGCCAGCCTCGGCCTGGCCAAGAAGCCGTCTCCAGTGGGCGGCGGCGAGGGCAAGAGGCGcctggggatggtggaggaggccctggagagggTGCACCTCAAGAGCCACGGCCGCAGGGACAGCTACAGCGACAGCACCGAGGGAGAcgacgaggaggtggaggaggccttCAGCCCCGCCctggagcagaccagacaagcCTGGGACCGGAGTATCTACCAGACCCCCAGCGAGAGCCTGGGCCCCGGCCGCGTCGGCCAGCTGGAGAACCCCTCCGAGCTGGATGACACCCTCCGCTCGGCCTACTACTCCCCTGACCTGTCTATGTGCAGGTCCGGCCTGAG gtcctcgtcctcccccctGACGCCTGATCTGGAGGGCCCACCTCAGCCCATGATCTCCTCCCCAGACACCCCCAGcccacagcccctccctccccctctgcccacaCCCCTCAATCTCATCATGTCTACCAACGGCCAGGACGGGGAAGAGTTTGTGCCT GACGTGGAGGTCAAAGTGTCTCTGGTCAAGTCGGATAAAGGGAGCCTGGGCTTCACTCTGACTAAAGGAAATGACCTGGGCTGCTACATCCATGACATCATCCAGGATCCGGCCAAGGGAGACGGCAGGCTGAGGCCAGGAGACCGAATGATCATG GTGAACAACACTGATGTGTCCAACATGGGCCACACGGAGGTGGTGAACCTGGTGAGGGCGGCCCCCCGGGTGGTGGAcctggtggtggggagggtcctggagccccccaagccccccatAGAGGCCCACCTGCTGCCAGACATCTGCTTTCAATGCCAGGACCAAACCCTGG GTCTGGTGCTGGACGGTGGGAGTGACAGTGCATACGGGGTGCTGTTCATCAAGGACATCCTGCCTGGCTCTGCCGTGtccgaggagggcagcctgagGCAGCTGGACCTCGTCCACTACATCAACGGGGCTCCCACGGTGGACCTGACCCTCAGCGAGAGCACCAGACTGCTGGAGCTCTCGCTCAGAGACCTCGCGCTCAAGGCCACCAG GGATGGAAAGCCGGTTTCCCCTGAGCAGAGAAGTATCTCATCTCAGAACATCAGCAGCACAAACTTCTCCACGAGTATGAATG GTTATCTCCATGGAGACGATCGCAGAGATACAGAAGCTCTGTGTCCTTTAGAG GAGGAACTCATTGACCTGGATCTGAAGAAGCCTGTTTCTGGAGGCCTGGGCTtctctgtgattggtggagagaggggcatCTTTGTAAAGTCCATTACCCCTGGAGGAGTAGCAGACAACTCAGGCAGGCTGCAAGTGGGCGACAGGTTACTGAAG GTGAACGAGGACCTCATGACAGGGGTGTCTCACACAAAAGCTGTCACCACCATCCGGAAAGCCAAAGACCTTGTTCACCTGATTGTGTCCCGCCCACCAGACCAGAACGCCAGCACGTACTTGGCCTATCTCCCCATCAGCTTAGACAAGTGCAACGGAAACAATG ATGTCAGTGAGGACAGTGGAGTGAAGATTAAATTGTGTAGTCCTCCTGAAGACCACCAGACCACCAGCCTCCCTGAAATACCACCAATAG ActatgaggaggaaggagagaggaggctgactGAGCAGAGCGCTGAGCTGTCTGAGGACACCGACTGTGACGGCTTCTCGCTGCCTGAGGATTCTCCTgag ACTTCCCGGAAAGCtgaatggggagaggagagcgtggACAATCCCCGGAATGAGAA TTACCTGCAGATGAGCGCGGAGCAGCCGGAGGAGGATGACATCACGTGGGGCAGTGACGAGCTACCCATCGAGAACATCAACTCCATGTTCACTGGTG ATGGACCAATCATCACTGAGGATGAGctgacctccctccccctggtgaAAGTGGTCCCTGAGGGCCAGTACACAGGGCCCAAGCTCAGTACAGTAGTCCGTATGCTGAGGGGCCTCCTAGAGCAGAAGGTCCCTCTGCAGGAGTTTGAG AACCTGCAGAATCTGCAGCCCCTGGATGACTGTTTGATTGGCCAGACCAAggagaacaagaagaagaaccGCTACAAGAACATTGTACCCT TTGACACCACCCGAGTGGTTCTGGGAAAGGACGGAGGCTATATAAATGCCAACTTCATCAAGATGCCGGTGAAAGATGAGCACTTCATGTACATTGCCTGTCAGGGCCCCCTACCCACCACTCTAGGGGATTTCTGGCAGATGGTGTGGGAGCAGAAATCCAACGTGATCGCCATGATGACACAGGAAGTAGAGGGGGGAAAGGTCAAGTGCCAGCGCTACTGGCCTGACACGCCCAGGACAGCAGAGATGGTGGATGACAGGCTGCAGATCACCCTGGTCAAGGACCAGCACCTTGACAACTTTGTCATCCGTCTGATTGAGGTCAAAGACATCCAT ACCAATGAGATTCAGCGGGTTACTCATCTGAACTACACAGGCTGGCCAGACCATGGAACTCCCTCCCAACCCGAACAGCTGCTCACTTTCATATCCTACATGAGGCACATCCACCATTCCGGACCTGTTGTCACGCACTGCAGTGCCGGGATTGGCCGATCTGGAACCCTCATTTGCATAGACGTGGTTCTTGGCCTTATCAGCAAAGATGCTGAC TTTGATATTTCAGATGTGGTGAGAAACATGAGGCTCCAGAGACAAGGAATGGTCCAAACAGAG GAACAATATATTTTCTGCTACCAAGTGATCTTATATGTGCTTAGATGTCTTCAAGCAGAAGAGAAAATCTCAGGATAG